In one Dunckerocampus dactyliophorus isolate RoL2022-P2 chromosome 9, RoL_Ddac_1.1, whole genome shotgun sequence genomic region, the following are encoded:
- the LOC129187549 gene encoding zinc finger protein 654-like, with translation MVSVRPGNLDDEPDAVGSMADGESDIETDGLELALESLCSRYCSDVSDPKSKDYCSEFCTLVEEYTGQWQVPLPQLKVLRTALCSFTKATAKFPDGCQHIHNLLSRLALSFFELMLFFSKEEFGEEPLRHILDSYQACHLPLLRHRNIYLQHLKQIINAGGPWENQVLQGILQERNLPPKEVEDYLSSELPVFLELRVRYLQACERIQEAMALAKVCLENHKTGKHLYLHQAYLTCLYKTSLHEHLHKEMADIDGHDAVEIICNTERVEKDELLLSLCKAFLAQQLHNGDMYYIWDLVFIWSRLHLRAHPSTPDFLAECLQLASSATNVRAIFPFIKLVTSEVGVDGVQACMELCARALQLCDTQADAVAQSLVYKTIAFLLPRDLEICRACALLVFCLERSLETYRTVRLLYMHPDQEPHPHDSPVRTNVRFKILQMLKERLCFDPEFWNILALRTRCLELINDNVMKDALLSEIEEEEEEEYCEELSTSTCINDSYVQDLSSSKCTETAFEDQTPPQECTSDSNKAIIPSSHASLRKRKWGKRLHRRIQLDDDGDDEADQGDDPEFTYNLKPASLSSKAVYALRRNHTKRENCSSVKLPLNREYLSRCVKSQIMKRKGRRKRWLQGLPTLEAAQTVQEKVVLVKGKKRGRKPSQKWEVSYPDNEISLPEEEFVLRENSETGNTVENELELERAQKQGRGSDCSETQEDGSDICSPASEPQTVAPAVEADRELDRPRLDFISYPVELLHNYHLSSTNNDTGQPAESSAHGVGESQLPEESSPKGKRSLTWKEKFQRGQKYCHIKYYCSLCQKSYKGLNVWRHAVAHLKRSRRCILCGKRFPNHQGAKKHIWDHIEELRKNNNKEVQEIPATNGMTKDQTEKVPKVSSAHTQRLSSVKHSKLSREERIIRNFRFLLKKLKKDDTNVAMQFGFEDEQVVIKDSLVIVRSPHASKKENELEGEDKPAGENGYGVDLKCLLCPSVSCDRVFLKISSTMIKHATSCHLHEDVVLDKTFVWSKHKCTFCSRKMQILQHYKEHIRRHDPSMPHFCYHSHCDRRFLTPQELKEHVNTHNPFQPQCVFTNCDRQFSTLLSLFDHEWRHYVPAPHVDSSANRIQRESIKAPWKQRVKVEELWLQKPGPRESFNSSRVCENAYLGDLRETSKVREDNDCLKATENNRQPVNGCEDVRQVSSITPPQRTDAAPPKKKKSPTKKPISDPLNVKEPERGTGLPEVVQHKVHEPLITEHKNFNPQDQSYPPSRKAPFIRPPPSSYMDESLLAMRKRRDINQDSKTDDCPSGSKSQKDHEQKIRHRCKKCLSSFNSVQDLEKHTALNTCSALFGFDSDDES, from the exons ATGGTTTCTGTCCGACCTGGCAACCTGGACGATGAGCCGGATGCAGTAGGCAGTATGGCGGACGGCGAGAGTGATATAGAAACTGACGGGCTTGAGTTAGCTCTAGAGTCGCTATGCAGTCGTTATTGCAGCGACGTGTCCGACCCAAAAAGCAAAGACTATTGTTCTGAGTTTTGTACG TTGGTGGAAGAGTACACGGGCCAGTGGCAAGTTCCTCTCCCCCAGCTGAAAGTGCTGCGGACGGCACTCTGCAGTTTCACAAAAGCCACAGCCAAATTCCCCGATGGCTGCCAACACATCCATAACCTCCTCAGCCGCCTGGCCTT GAGTTTCTTCGAGCTGATGCTGTTTTTTAGCAAAGAGGAATTTGGCGAAGAGCCTTTAAGACACATCCTAGACTCCTATCAG GCGTGCCACTTGCCACTTTTAAGGCACAGGAATATTTATCTTCAGCATCTAAAGCAGATCATAAACGCTGGTGGCCCGTGGGAGAATCAAGTGCTGCAAGGAATCCTGCAAGAGAGGAATTTGCCTCCAAAAGAGG TTGAGGATTACTTGAGCTCGGAGTTGCCAGTTTTCTTGGAGCTGCGGGTTCGCTATCTGCAAGCTTGTGAAAGAATACAGGAAGCCATGGCTCTGGCTAAGGTGTGCCTGGAGAACCACAAAACCGGAAAGCATCTGTACTTGCATCAGGCGTACCTAACCTGCCTCTACAAGACTTCATTGCACGAGCACCTTCACAAGGAG ATGGCAGATATCGATGGCCACGATGCAGTGGAGATCATCTGTAACACAGAACGAGTAGAAAAAGATGAGCTCCTTTTGTCATTGTGCAAAGCATTCCTGGCCCAGCAGTTACACAATGGAGACATGTACTACATATG GGACCTGGTGTTCATCTGGAGCAGGTTGCATCTTCGAGCCCACCCGTCTACACCAGACTTCCTGGCTGAGTGTTTGCAGCTAGCGTCCTCTGCAACCAACGTCCGGGCCATCTTTCCCTTCATCAAACTGGTTACCAGTGAG GTTGGTGTTGACGGAGTGCAAGCCTGCATGGAGCTTTGTGCCCGAGCCTTGCAGCTGTGTGACACTCAAGCTGATGCCGTCGCTCAATCACTGGTGTACAAGACCATTGCCTTCCTCCTGCCCAGAGACCTGGAGATCTGTCGCGCGTGCGCCCTGCTGGTGTTCTGTCTGGAGCGAAGCCTCGAAACTTACCGAACCGTGCGCCTGCTTTACATGCACCCCGACCAGGAGCCGCATCCTCACGACAGCCCTGTTCGAACCAACGTTCGCTTCAAAATCCTGCAG ATGCTCAAGGAACGTCTGTGTTTTGACCCAGAGTTTTGGAATATCCTGGCACTCAGGACTCGCTGCTTGGAGCTGATAAATGACAATGTCATGAAAGATGCTCTTCTCAGTGAgattgaggaggaagaagaagaggaatacTGCGAAGAGTTGTCTACAAGCACTTGTATAAACGATTCTTATGTTCAAGATTTAAGTTCCTCCAAGTGCACTGAAACTGCATTTGAGGACCAGACCCCTCCACAGGAATGTACTTCCGATAGCAATAAGGCAATTATCCCATCAAGTCACGCTTCTCTGAGGAAGAGAAAATGGGGCAAGAGATTGCATAGGAGAATCCAGCTTGATGATGATGGGGATGATGAAGCGGACCAAGGGGATGATCCAGAGTTCACATACAATCTCAAACCTGCCTCTTTATCCAGTAAAGCAGTGTATGCACTAAGACGCAATCATACCAAGAGGGAAAATTGTTCTTCCGTGAAGCTCCCTCTTAACCGAGAGTATTTATCTCGGTGTGTGAAAAGCCAAATAATGAAAAGGAAGGGCAGGAGGAAGAGATGGTTGCAAGGTCTTCCGACGCTGGAGGCAGCACAGACCGTGCAAGAGAAGGTAGTCTTAGTGAAAGGGAAGAAGCGAGGCAGGAAGCCTTCGCAAAAGTGGGAAGTCTCTTACCCCGATAATGAAATATCTCTTCCCGAGGAGGAGTTTGTTCTCAGGGAGAACTCTGAAACGGGAAACACGGTGGAGAATGAACTAGAACTGGAGCGTGCACAGAAGCAAGGACGGGGAAGTGACTGCAGTGAAACCCAAGAGGATGGTTCTGATATTTGTAGTCCTGCCTCTGAGCCTCAGACTGTGGCCCCTGCTGTTGAAGCTGACCGCGAGCTTGACAGACCACGCTTAGACTTCATCAGTTATCCGGTGGAACTGTTACACAATTACCATCTTTCGTCCACAAACAATGACACGGGGCAGCCTGCAGAATCCTCTGCACATGGAGTCGGAGAGTCACAACTCCCTGAGGAGTCAAGCCCAAAG GGGAAGAGAAGTCTTACGTGGAAGGAAAAGTTTCAACGAGGTCAGAAGTACTGTCATATAAAATACTACTGTAGCCTCTGTCAGAAAAGCTATAAAGGCTTAAACGTTTGGAGGCATGCTGTCGCTCACCTGAAGAGGAGCAGGAGATGCATCCTCTGCGGGAAACGCTTCCCAAACCACCAGGGAGCTAAAAAGCATATTTGGGATCACATTGAGGAGCTGCGCAAGAACAACAATAAAGAGGTACAGGAAATTCCAGCCACGAACGGAATGACGAAGGATCAGACTGAAAAAGTGCCGAAAGTTTCAAGTGCGCACACGCAGAGACTGTCCAGTGTTAAGCATTCCAAGCTTAGTCGGGAAGAACGAATAATCCGAAACTTCCGCTTCCTCCTGAAGAAGTTGAAAAAAGATGACACCAACGTAGCAATGCAGTTCGGCTTCGAGGACGAGCAGGTCGTCATCAAAGACAGCCTGGTGATTGTCAGAAGTCCGCATGCGTCCAAAAAGGAGAATGAACTCGAAGGAGAGGACAAGCCAGCGGGAGAAAACGGCTACGGTGTGGACCTCAAGTGTCTCTTGTGCCCTTCCGTGTCCTGTGATCGAGTCTTCCTGAAAATCAGCAGCACCATGATCAAGCATGCCACCAGCTGTCATCTCCACGAGGATGTGGTTCTGGACAAAACCTTTGTGTGGTCCAAGCACAAGTGCACCTTCTGTTCTAG GAAGATGCAGATCCTCCAGCATTACAAGGAACACATAAGGCGCCATGATCCCTCCATGCCACACTTCTGCTACCATTCGCACTGCGACCGGCGCTTTCTGACGCCACAGGAACTGAAAGAGCACGTCAATACCCACAATCCTTTCCAGCCGCAGTGTGTTTTCACCAACTGCGACAGGCAGTTCTCCACTTTACTGAGTCTCTTTGACCACGAATGGAGACACTACGTCCCAGCGCCTCATGTCGACTCAAGTGCCAACCGGATCCAGAGGGAAAGCATCAAGGCTCCCTGGAAGCAGAGGGTAAAGGTGGAGGAGCTCTGGTTACAGAAACCAGGACCCAGGGAGAGTTTCAACTCTAGTCGTGTTTGTGAGAATGCTTATCTTGGAGACCTCAGGGAAACAAGCAAAGTTAGAGAGGATAACGATTGTTTGAAGGCCACAGAGAACAACAGACAGCCTGTCAATGGGTGTGAGGACGTGAGGCAAGTATCAAGTATCACTCCCCCTCAGCGCACCGATGCAGCCCCtcctaaaaaaaagaagtcccCGACCAAAAAGCCTATTTCGGACCCCTTGAATGTCAAGGAACCGGAGAGAGGGACTGGGCTGCCTGAGGTCGTCCAGCACAAGGTGCATGAGCCTCTCATCACCGAGCACAAGAACTTCAACCCTCAAGATCAGTCTTACCCGCCTTCAAGGAAAGCCCCTTTCATCCGGCCACCGCCCTCCAGCTACATGGATGAGTCTCTGCTGGCCATGCGCAAGAGGAGAGACATCAACCAGGACTCTAAGACGGACGATTGTCCCTCGGGctcaaaaagccagaaggaccACGAGCAGAAGATCAGACATCGATGCAAGAAGTGTCTGTCGTCCTTCAACAGTGTGCAAGACTTGGAGAAACACACGGCACTCAACACCTGCTCCGCACTCTTTGGCTTCGACTCGGATGACGAAAGTTAG